The following proteins are encoded in a genomic region of Necator americanus strain Aroian chromosome II, whole genome shotgun sequence:
- a CDS encoding hypothetical protein (NECATOR_CHRII.G6953.T1) translates to MLTEFDETCGCIGLQLNLQKTMFMRNGWVSNAPFTLNGTNISECTTYVYLGLELNMMNDLSPELDRRRRAAWGVCKSIEDVVKKTTNNRLRAHLFSTTVLPALTYA, encoded by the coding sequence atgctgaccgaattcgacgaaacatgtggatgcatcggtcttcagctgaatctacaaaagacgatgttcatgcggaacggatgggtctcaaatgccccattcacgctcaacggaacgaacatatccgaatgcaccactTACGTCTATCTGGGTctggaactgaacatgatgaacgacttgAGCCCCGAGCTGgacaggaggagacgagcggcttggggagtgtgtaagagcatcgaggatgtagtgaagaagaccacaAACaaccggctccgtgctcacctcttcagcaccaccgtacttcctgctttgacctatgcttag
- a CDS encoding hypothetical protein (NECATOR_CHRII.G6954.T1), translated as MMLRVSRFTQVRDGIRSSLLRQRSKIRDAAAFAKESKIRWAGHGMRFNDNRWTRAVSDWVPGDIRRTTGRPPTRWSDFFTKSFKEKYDALRVPRERSNHWATLAYDRDKWKNYWRPLDQFEDQRESM; from the coding sequence atGATGCTaagagtatcccgtttcacgcaagtgagggacgggattcgaagttctctcctacgtcaacgatcgaagattagagacgccgccgcatttgccaaggaaagtaaaataaggtgggccggacacgggatgcgctttaatgacaaccgttggaccagagccgtgagcgactgggttcccggCGATATTaggcgcactacaggaagaccgccgacccgatggtcagatttcttcacgaagtccttcaaagaaaaatatgatgctcttcgtgtcccacgcgaaaggagtaaccactgggctactctggcatacgatcgggacaaatggaagaattactggcgcccgctcgaccagttcgaagatcagcgGGAGTCAATGTGA